Within the Telopea speciosissima isolate NSW1024214 ecotype Mountain lineage chromosome 4, Tspe_v1, whole genome shotgun sequence genome, the region GGAAGCACCAGAGTCAGTAGGCAAGGAACCACGTTGCGCAGTGTTAGCAGTAGGAGAGCCTATAGTAGACGACAGTTCAGCAAGGGAGAGCTTTTTCAAAGCGTTGCAATGAAGAAACTCGTGGCTGAGTAGCATGGCATGTAATTCATCATATGAAATTGCAACGGTGCGGGTCAATAGAGAAGACACCATAGTACGAAAATAGGCCTTAAGCCATGATAGATATGCATATTGAAAGCACTTGGGTGCAGAGGTTGTTCAGCAGCAGCGAGTTTGGCTGAAATTGCCTTCGCACAAGTGAGAAATTGAGACATAGGTTCATCTGGTGTTTGAGTCAGATCCTCTAGCGACATTGTAAGGGACATTAATCGAATCTCcgaaggagaggagaaagaagtaGACAGAGAATCCCATATCTCCTTGCTGGAATTTTTGCTGAGAATGAGAGGAAATACGTCCTCAAATAATGAAGCGATCAACAGACTACGGATCATGGCATCTTGGCGACGCCAGGAGGCAGCAGCAGGAGCATCAAGGGGACAAGGCATGGTGCCATCAAGGTGTCCATAGAGATCTTGCGCGAGATCAAGGGCTTAACCTGGGTCTTCCAAAATAGATAATTTTTGGATGTGAGCTTAATAGAGATGTAGTGATGCGCTTGAGGGAAGGGGCTGCCAGGAGAAGTCGGCAGAGCTGGAGGAATAATAACTTCATTGCCGTCACccattggagaagaaaagagggagatGAGAAGAAACCAGGATCTCGTTGGAGTAGCGGCGGATGATACCATAATGTAACTTAGAATTCTGTATATTATTCATTAACAATCACAATGTGATTTTATACATGAGAAAGGATATGGAAACCCTAGAGGATTGGATCAGAGAATCCACATGTGATCACGATTACAATGGGAAACAAATCCTAGAATATTGCACATGTGATAATGCTCACAATACGAAAGGAAAACCTAAATCTAATCAATGACTAAACCGTATATAGAGTTACTATAAGAGAGAAACTCTATACACATCAATAAGTACAGTCACAAAGAGAACAATCAATCAAATGGGAGCTACATCTCATCCTCGATCATATCTTACAACGTAGACACTACtaacagaaaagaaaataaaaggggaagagggagggggggggagatgaACTAGTGGGGAGAAATGAGTTTCAGAACAGATGGTGTTTCTTCCCGAAAGctgattgtttttcttttttagcttCTTTCTTCTGATGGTGCTCATGGATGGCAAATCCAATACTGCCCACTGCAACTGTTGCTGCAATCTCCTCTTTGATCTTGTGTTTGTGAGCATTCTCAGGGTCTTTCTTAGCCATATGCTTCTCATGCTGAAAAATGTTTAGAAAGCAAAAATATCAGCTCATAGGCCAATTCTATTATCAAGTACagaaatgaaatataaaaagCTTTTATAAATGTATACGTAAGCAATTTTGAAGCCAAGAGAGAGGTTAGACTTACCCGAGCAACAGTAACAGCGGCTACAGCACCTAGCTTGCCGACGTGCTCTAAGTGTTTGTGGTGTTTTACTTGTTTCTCATAGTCTTTCTTGGTCATTTCTCCGGCGGGTTTTACCTCCTTGTGGTGGTGAAAGTGGTGGCTGTGGTGCTTCTTCTCAGAcatggtgagagagagagaaaggtgaTTGGCAAAACAACAATGCACAAATCTGGTAGTAAGGACTAGGGAATAAGACGAAGGTGATCAATGTTGGTTTATGGTTGATGAAGAGACTACGGAAGTTAACCTTTTTTATAAGGTTTCAAAGCGAGTAGACCAAGCACGCCACGCGCGATCTAGGCACCTGTGAGGAAGGCACAAATGATGTAAGAACGCAGCCATAACGCGTAAGAAGTTAAGCGTTAGCTAGGTTCTCCTTCTGATTAAGGAATCTTCGAAACAGTCAACAGGTTCATTTGCTTTATAAAATTTCTTACCTCGAATGGCTATTCAATACAAGGCGGTTTCTCCGAGGAAAATCGATGGAAAGAGCTAATTGATTAACTTCCCCTTTTTGATTTTCCAAATTGATATTATATTAGGCTTTAACAGATCTTGGCACACTATCGCTTTCATAAAATTAGGTAATAGAGGTCATGTTCAGGTGTTAATAGAATAAGATAAGTCAAAGTAATTACTAATTGACTATTCTCATTATATTTtactaaactaatgaaaatagtTACATAATTTGTCTAATACATTAAATATAACATGGGAAGCAGTTCTCTGTAttggagtgtggcctacgcctccactcccatgtgtctatctctctcctccttaaaacaaggggacagaggtgCCTTTTcacatagggaggagagagatagactcatgggagtgttggcgtaggccacattcccggacagagaactttttcccatttaaTATAGGAAAATTTTTTCCCTACACCACAGGTGAGGGAAAACTACACCCATCTAGAGTCATAGATGCTCATTGTAGTACGAAGTCGATAATACTTCTTGCGTATTCCCCGACACTCGCTCAACACCATCAGAACCAATCAGTCAATGGAAAGAAAACTGCCTCCAGTGAATTATCTCAAGTTATATATAATGTTATAGCAAGACAAGGAGGACTTCACCCCATATTGTAACTGATAGCCACCAAGAGGCTTGCTTGTCCCTACCCTCTGATATTATACCTGTTCTCAATTTTCCtgttttaatttgtgcaggaCACCATATTCCTGGACTAAGTTTTGCAGGTTGGTCCTATATCATATTACTAGGAGGCAATCTGGTGTTTTTTGCTGCAAGATATATAAATACTACCAATAGTATGGAACCGGATTTATTTAGTATTCGGTCTAGTCTAGACCATGCCACGAGTATGGGGTTGAAGATTCAAGAAGTGTGGTGCTCCAAAAAGCAAATCAccgatgttcttccatctccaaccaaatatCCATGGCCCTGGGAGCTTATTAAAGACCTTATATATATTTCCGACAAAGCTTCTAACCTATGTTTCCTATATAGAAATGACTCTTTTTGTACAAAACTAGCTTCAAATCTGGCCAAATATGGTCAGCTTATGAACAATGTATATTTCTCTACTATCTAATAGACATTGTTtgctttcataaaaaaaaaaaagacaaggagGACTTCTCTGGGGCATATTTGGAAAGAATCTTGAAGTTTTACGACCTTtaccttttttatatttttagtaaTAACCACATTTCCCATAATGCTGATTCAAACATATTATCTGAGGTCAAATCGTTTGAGAAAGAGTTCGGAGGGAACCTTGTGGGTGTCATGTTGGGATTCCACGCGAAAGGTAGAAGTAATAATCTCACATCAGATGTGTGTAGCTCAATGTGGAGACTTATAGATACTTggacaccctctccttaacaGCTAgattttaaggatgagttctacgtATTCAAGTCCTTAACAGGCCATTGGTAAAATTGCTTATAATTCCATCAATTCCAAGATTTTGCAAGATAGAAACTTCAAAATCTTCTTTAATAAAACAAGATCCTGTCCCTGTATTGTGAAGGATATCAAATCTGATATAATGGATAGGTGTAGCTCTATTATCTCTAAGGGTAAGACTCGATGAAACCGCTTTGTGGAATATCAACCATCATTGATTGGGTTCCTTTGGCAGTTTGGttgtctatttttttccttgtatTGGTGTTGTTGAGCGTGAGTTGTTTTTTCGGCCTTGAGGTTCCCCATCATGAGTTGAGGCCTTCTGAGCCTTGtacattcttctcttctttttgtttttcttcccaataaagttgaaattatctatttaagaaaaaaaagaagaagaaggattttgtcttttcttttcccctccgTTTTTTTGGCAaagtatttttttattataggacaaaaaaaataataagtatagtgtagacacctcattttattTCGCTTGAGATGTACACAATACAATGATGCACAAAAGTCATTGAATAGTTTGCAAACACATTTTTGTAGCTTTGAAATTCTTATTTGGAGACTTATGACCATTTATACCATTCCATAGTGTTTTGAAAAAATTGgctgaaaatgaacaaaaaaaaactccaagaatGTTGACTAAGTCAAAGGTGGATCAAACAACCTTGAATCGGTCTAGACTTTGTGTTCAATTGCATTTCACATAAAAATCCTTCTTttctaaaataatttgaaaaaatttaatttgaccattattttttaaaataattgaatgtaattattgcatcattttttaattttacaatCATTTCCTGCGCCATgacattttttataatttaaagtaattttttagttgaattttgaaaatcattttctacattattttttttagttttccaACTTGCATTTGTGATAAAATGAGTTAGTTTTGCATTAAAgtaattttctaattttgtagTTCATTTTTAGGCATTTTCTAGTATTAAGGGTATTTCCATCATTTTTTCACTTTAATTTGTGATATGAAGTGTAAAATATATTTGTTTTTGGTTGTTTCTTGTTCTTCAGTAGGGTTAATATCAATTTatgctccctccccccccccccccttctatttaggaatttttatgtatttattttgtaGTTTGAATAGAATTCCTCTAGAAAGGAATTTTGGAGATATCATACTTTGCATCTTTGAACGCTTTTCtaaaattgaatttgagtcATTTTAATAGCAGTAGTAATTTCTTTGGACATTTATTattattctgaattttttttttatcattttttaggTTTTCATGCATTTTTAGAAATATATTCATTAGAGCGGCATTTAAAGTATTTAGGcaataatatttatttatgaattttagagatgatttttcattttattttagagTAGTTCATGCATTTTTTAACCATGTGTATAATGAAGggtacttaatttttttttccccatttttctaAAATCGTTTTTCTTGTGTACATTATGTTCCTGATTATTTTTTTGTAACGTAGGATTTATGTCAACATGTATTGTGCCTTTTAATTTGATATTCTTTTAAATTATCACTTTTTTATCTTATGGCATGGTTGTAAATAAGCTAACGATTGGTAGCTTaggttttatttattattattctgTCTTGTTGATAACAATAACTTAAGTTAATTTTATATAATGTAttgaaaattaattaattagtgagACCCatataattaatatttttatgtATACTAACCTTGTTGTTAATTTTGTAGAGCAATGATAAGTcattactttctttcttttagaaaGACCAGTTTAACCAGGTGGATATACCCTTACAAAAGCCCTCTATTCTCACATATAGCAAGTCACAAAGCTACACTCTAGCCAAGAGACATTCTCTAAGGGATACACTTTAGGTATGGTCTTCTGGATTCTTTAACTTTTGCCAATTCAATCCCTTCTTATTCTTTAACACAATCACACCtctaaaaatgaaaagatttgATGAAATTTTATGAAGGATAGTTAtattgggcaattaagaagcatcatgtaaataaacttagtgtagcggagatgaggatgtttaGATGGATGCGTTGCAAAACTAGGAATGATAAAATAATGAATAATCATATGAAAGATGATTTAGAAGTAGATCTAacacatgataagctacaagaaagtcatttgaggtagTATATGACCATGTTtaggaggcctttggatgctccaatacaAGGAGTGGTTTGATTCAacttgaaggaactaaaagaaccAGAGGCAGatctaaaatgaccctaggagaagtggtgaggaaagacatgcataacttagaCTTTGtgtcaagtatgacctcaaataaaACCGATTAAAGGGccaagatccatgtagccgatctcatttagttgggataaggctgaattgttGTTATTGTATGCTAATATTATTCACGATCATGGGACAAAAATTGTACCTTCTTCACTTCAGTGCAATCACGAGCGAAGTGGTCCATCTTCTGGCAACTATAGCATTTAACTTTGGAAATATTTCTTTTCCCGCCTCGTTTGCCACATTTGTGCTTCGCGGACTTGCCTTCACTTGGTGTCTGGTTTCATGTCGGTCCCTAATTCTCTGCTCTCCTTTGTCTTTTGCTCTTAGACCCAGATGTCTTGCACTGCCCAACTTGGTCGATAAGGGCTTGAGCATGGGTCGCCTCTTGGCACTCCATATCTAGTTCTACTTGAGCAGCAATGTCATTACAAGTCTTGACACTGTCGTTATGTGTGAGAACTACTTTCATTTGGCCCAGAAATCAGGTAATGTCCTGATGATGGCTTGAACCTGTTGCTCATCGGTAAGGTTAGCATCCTCTAATTTACTTATCATACCTTTCACAACCCTAAGGTGTTCAGTCATGATGTGCTTGGGGTtcttacggtacatctcaaacttcaaggtcatggccCTTAACCTTGTAGTTGATGTACTGCCATGCTCTAACTTaacctggtcccacatggaTTTGGCAATCTCGCATTTCTCATTTTGTCCGATAAGATCATCGTCCATACAGCTCAACATAATGAAGCATACACTACGATCCTTTTTAAACCAAGCATCATAGGCCTCTTTGTCTTAACGGTGTTGGGCAGTAGTATCCTCATCGAGTTTTGCCATTTCAGTGGTCAAGTGTTCAAGGCATTATTGTTCATTCAGTAAAAACTTAATATTACAATgtcacatgtcatagttggttccatccaacttatttccttggttaaggtcagcaaTAACGGTCTTGGTGATCATCATTACATTCTATAATAAGCAATGAGGGCATTTAGTATACATTCAAAATTTTTGTTTAAGAAATCCTGATTAAAGTTAATGGTTCCCTACTCCACACGTTAAGATAAAAAATTTTGCTAAGCTCATAATTAAATCTCACAAGTGTGTGGATTTGGGGACGTATGATTTTAACCgattttgaacaaaagaaaatcaagGAGGATGGGCATCTATATACCACAAATAATGCGTCATACATCGGGTGTATAAAGATCCCACATAAGAGACCCaatttggtacttgaagtgacaTGCCGAATCAATATAAGAAAATGATACGCAGTGCAGAGGCTTCCCTTTACATGgcttctataaaataaaatttaaaattataatCATGTCTTTATATTCGAAATATCTACTACATCACTATTAGGGAGTGTCACACTTTACATCACATTTAAATACCAATTCTATCGCACAAACATAAAAACATATCCGTTACACAAGTGGCAATAAATTTTTCATCTCATAGAATATAAATACATAACAAGGGTTGCATGGGATTAGATTTGACATCTTATCCCTAATGGTACGAGTCAAATAAAATCAATACTGCCACGGGAAGGTATTATTAACATCTTGATTATTTGCAAACATCTCAAAATATTTCTCCATCACATGGAAAAAATATGGGATAAATCCCTTTCTCCCAATTTCTTCCCATGGATTTCTTGCTAATGGGAAACTACATCACAAAAAGAGAATAACTCATAAACACATCCATAACAAGAAACACCACCCTTTTTCTTGAATGTGGAGGTTTCAAGAATccccaaacaagaaaaaaatttattgccaaacacattaaaacaaaaataaaagctCAACTAGCAATTAAAACCAAAACAAGGCCCACAAACATAGAATAATACCCAAATTaggaaaaaaacaagaatttgGGTGAAGAGCTTGAATCCCCTAGCAGCGGACATATAATGTTCTAT harbors:
- the LOC122657810 gene encoding abscisic stress-ripening protein 3-like, producing the protein MSEKKHHSHHFHHHKEVKPAGEMTKKDYEKQVKHHKHLEHVGKLGAVAAVTVARHEKHMAKKDPENAHKHKIKEEIAATVAVGSIGFAIHEHHQKKEAKKEKQSAFGKKHHLF